The following proteins are encoded in a genomic region of Stutzerimonas balearica DSM 6083:
- a CDS encoding Lrp/AsnC family transcriptional regulator → MQTPLSTVDRKILRLLQHNADLSAAEIAEKVELSQSPCWRRIHRMQEEGLIERKVALLNPKKLGLDMTVFVNIKLSAHGRSNLDEFEQAVVGYPEVLECHTMAGESDYLLKVVARDIDSYERFLRDQLLQRPHVQEAHSHIAMSEVKRTTELPLD, encoded by the coding sequence ATGCAGACCCCGCTGAGCACCGTCGACCGCAAGATCCTCCGCCTGCTGCAACACAACGCCGACCTGTCGGCCGCCGAGATCGCCGAAAAGGTCGAGCTCTCGCAGTCGCCCTGCTGGCGACGCATCCACCGCATGCAGGAAGAAGGGCTGATCGAGCGCAAGGTCGCCCTGCTCAACCCGAAGAAGCTCGGGCTGGACATGACGGTGTTCGTCAACATCAAGCTCTCGGCCCATGGGCGCAGCAACCTCGACGAATTCGAGCAGGCCGTGGTCGGCTACCCCGAGGTGCTCGAATGCCACACCATGGCCGGCGAGTCGGACTACCTGCTCAAGGTGGTGGCGCGCGATATCGACAGCTACGAGCGCTTCCTGCGCGACCAGCTACTGCAGCGCCCACACGTGCAGGAAGCGCACTCGCACATCGCCATGAGCGAGGTGAAGCGGACCACGGAGCTGCCGCTGGATTGA
- a CDS encoding methyl-accepting chemotaxis protein, giving the protein MLANIRIGQRIAISIVLLLIVTVTTLTALFFSRFESLLADAERRELRGIFDNVSTTIAAESLTAERLAALVANIPEVQQAMADDDRERLSALFVPGYAKLANDYGLTQFQFHKAPATSFLRVHKPAQFGDDLSAIRQTIVDTNARQTPVRGVESGVAGLGIRGLVPISHQGRPVGSVEFGLSLGQAFFDAFKARYHVDVGLVLREASGSFKPFATTFGSPLVSDEQRGQALAGNDVIFQAEADGQPVAVLVSAVEDFSGKPLGVLEVAMDRTRYADALASMRNTALVVAGIALAIGLLVAALVARGIVSPIRVAVDAMRDIAAGEGDLTRRLEQRGRNEVAELAGAFNLFVEKVRRLVSEVAGSTTQVAAAAEEMSAITDEFNRDVAQQRHEIELVATAMNEMTATVQDVARNAALAAESAQAADEQAQQGQQVVQQTVSSIENVSAEVERTAAAIQRLEADSQSISAVLDVIRGVAEQTNLLALNAAIEAARAGEQGRGFAVVADEVRTLASRTQQSTVEIQQVIEQLQAGARDSAAVMLRGRAQVEVSVRQAQQAGDSLSGITGAVTRISDMNTQIASAAEQQSAVADEISQNVVNINQVADRVTESAGQTAQASSQLAHLAVGLQTLVGQFRY; this is encoded by the coding sequence ATGCTCGCCAATATCCGCATCGGACAGCGCATCGCGATCAGTATCGTGCTGCTGCTGATCGTCACCGTCACGACCCTGACCGCCCTGTTCTTCAGCCGCTTCGAAAGCCTGCTGGCCGACGCCGAGCGCCGCGAGCTGCGCGGCATCTTCGACAACGTCAGCACCACCATCGCCGCCGAAAGCCTCACCGCCGAGCGCCTCGCCGCCCTGGTGGCGAACATCCCCGAGGTGCAGCAGGCGATGGCCGACGATGACCGTGAACGACTCTCGGCGCTGTTCGTGCCGGGCTATGCGAAGCTGGCGAACGACTATGGCCTGACCCAGTTCCAGTTCCACAAGGCACCGGCCACCTCCTTCCTGCGCGTGCACAAGCCGGCGCAGTTCGGTGACGACCTTTCCGCGATCCGCCAGACCATCGTCGACACCAACGCCCGCCAGACGCCGGTGCGGGGTGTCGAGTCCGGCGTCGCCGGCCTGGGCATTCGCGGCCTCGTGCCGATCAGCCATCAGGGCCGGCCGGTTGGCTCGGTGGAGTTCGGCCTGTCCTTGGGCCAGGCGTTCTTCGACGCCTTCAAGGCGCGCTACCACGTCGACGTCGGCCTGGTGCTGCGCGAGGCCAGCGGCAGCTTCAAGCCCTTCGCCACCACATTTGGCAGCCCCCTGGTCAGCGATGAGCAGCGCGGCCAGGCGCTCGCCGGCAATGACGTGATCTTCCAGGCCGAGGCCGACGGCCAGCCGGTGGCGGTTCTGGTATCGGCGGTCGAGGACTTCTCCGGCAAGCCGCTGGGCGTGCTGGAAGTGGCGATGGACCGCACCCGCTACGCCGACGCACTGGCCTCGATGCGCAACACCGCACTGGTCGTCGCCGGCATCGCGCTGGCCATCGGCCTGCTGGTCGCGGCCCTGGTGGCGCGCGGCATCGTCAGCCCGATCCGGGTCGCGGTCGATGCGATGCGCGATATCGCCGCCGGCGAAGGCGACCTCACTCGGCGCTTGGAACAGCGCGGGCGCAACGAGGTAGCCGAGCTGGCCGGTGCCTTCAACCTGTTCGTCGAGAAGGTGCGCCGGCTGGTCAGCGAGGTGGCCGGCTCGACGACGCAAGTGGCCGCCGCGGCCGAGGAGATGTCGGCGATCACCGACGAGTTCAACCGCGACGTCGCACAACAGCGCCACGAGATCGAGCTGGTGGCCACGGCAATGAACGAGATGACCGCCACCGTGCAGGACGTCGCGCGTAACGCCGCACTGGCGGCCGAATCGGCCCAGGCCGCCGATGAGCAGGCCCAGCAGGGCCAGCAGGTGGTGCAGCAGACGGTCAGCTCGATCGAAAACGTCTCGGCCGAGGTCGAGCGTACCGCTGCCGCCATCCAGCGGCTGGAGGCCGACAGCCAGAGCATCAGCGCCGTGCTGGACGTGATCCGCGGCGTCGCCGAGCAGACCAACCTGCTGGCGCTGAACGCTGCCATCGAGGCGGCGCGGGCTGGCGAACAGGGCCGCGGCTTCGCCGTGGTGGCCGACGAGGTTCGCACGCTCGCCTCGCGCACCCAGCAGTCGACGGTGGAAATCCAGCAGGTGATCGAGCAGCTGCAGGCCGGCGCGCGCGACTCCGCCGCGGTGATGCTGCGGGGCCGTGCCCAGGTCGAGGTCAGCGTGCGCCAGGCCCAGCAGGCCGGTGACTCGCTGAGCGGCATCACTGGCGCGGTCACCCGCATCAGCGACATGAACACCCAGATCGCCAGCGCCGCCGAGCAGCAGAGCGCGGTGGCTGACGAAATCAGCCAGAACGTGGTGAACATCAATCAGGTGGCCGATCGCGTCACCGAATCGGCCGGCCAGACCGCGCAGGCCAGCAGCCAGCTCGCGCATCTCGCGGTGGGCCTGCAAACGCTGGTCGGGCAGTTCCGCTACTGA
- a CDS encoding DUF192 domain-containing protein, protein MRALAWLIVSTALLWELPPALAQDRLALRIGGETLRVELAASDLERARGLMARTELPADAGMLLRFERPGRHCLWMKNTPLPLSAAFIDDAGRIVDLIDLEPLSTEIRCSQAPARYALEVNQGWFAEHAIGPGARVEGLPAD, encoded by the coding sequence ATGCGCGCACTGGCTTGGCTGATCGTCTCGACCGCTCTGCTCTGGGAGCTGCCGCCCGCGCTGGCGCAGGACCGCCTGGCGCTGCGCATCGGTGGGGAAACGCTGCGGGTGGAGCTGGCTGCCAGCGACCTCGAGCGCGCCCGCGGGCTGATGGCGCGCACCGAGCTGCCGGCCGACGCCGGCATGCTGCTGCGCTTCGAGCGCCCCGGGCGCCATTGCCTGTGGATGAAGAACACGCCGTTGCCGCTGTCGGCGGCGTTCATCGACGACGCCGGGCGGATCGTCGATCTGATCGACCTCGAGCCGCTGAGCACCGAGATCCGCTGCTCGCAAGCGCCGGCGCGTTATGCGCTGGAGGTGAACCAGGGCTGGTTCGCCGAGCACGCCATCGGCCCGGGCGCACGGGTGGAGGGATTGCCTGCGGACTAG
- a CDS encoding short-chain fatty acid transporter has protein sequence MLNRITAASVYLVQRFLPSPFVFAILLTLIVLVAAMLATGQGLTAMAQHWGNGFWNLLAFTMQMSLILVTGHALARAPAINRLLDRMARVPQSPGQAIILVTLVALAGSWINWGFGLVIGAVFARALARQVRGVDYPLLVAAAYSGFLIWHGGFSGSIPLSLASGGADLAKMTGGALSEAIDVGQTMFASYNLIIIAVLVVGLPLLNWAMQPRQPKQVDPALLKEPEADAVPRETAVQRLDDSRILGLVVVALALLFFYRYFSENGLALSLNIVISIFLFAGLLLHGTPERYMRAIEESIRGIAGIVVQFPFYAGIMGMMVGANAAGLSLGRLVTDRFVAWSTADTFPVLAFLSAGLVNVFVPSGGGQWAVQGPIMLPAGAALGVPPQVTAMAIAWGDAWTNMIQPFWALPLLGIAGLGARDIMGYCLLTLVFSGLVIAGGLYFLT, from the coding sequence ATGCTCAACAGAATAACCGCCGCCAGCGTCTACCTGGTGCAGCGTTTCCTGCCCTCGCCCTTCGTCTTCGCCATCCTGCTGACGCTGATCGTGCTGGTCGCCGCGATGCTCGCCACCGGCCAGGGGCTGACGGCGATGGCGCAGCACTGGGGCAACGGCTTCTGGAACCTGCTGGCCTTCACCATGCAGATGTCGCTGATCCTGGTCACCGGCCATGCCCTGGCCCGCGCGCCGGCGATCAATCGACTGCTCGACCGCATGGCCCGGGTGCCGCAGTCTCCGGGGCAGGCGATCATTCTGGTGACCCTGGTGGCGCTGGCCGGTTCCTGGATCAACTGGGGCTTCGGCCTGGTGATCGGCGCGGTGTTCGCCCGCGCGCTGGCCCGCCAGGTGCGCGGCGTCGACTACCCGCTGCTGGTCGCCGCGGCCTATTCGGGCTTTCTCATCTGGCACGGCGGCTTTTCCGGCTCGATCCCGCTGTCGCTGGCCAGCGGCGGCGCGGACCTGGCGAAGATGACCGGCGGTGCGCTGAGCGAAGCCATCGACGTCGGCCAGACCATGTTCGCCTCCTACAACCTGATCATCATCGCCGTGCTGGTGGTCGGCCTGCCGCTGCTCAACTGGGCGATGCAGCCCAGGCAGCCGAAGCAGGTCGACCCGGCGCTGCTGAAGGAGCCGGAAGCCGACGCGGTGCCACGCGAGACCGCCGTGCAGCGCCTGGACGACAGCCGCATCCTCGGCCTGGTCGTCGTCGCGCTGGCACTGCTGTTCTTCTACCGCTACTTCAGCGAGAACGGCCTGGCGCTGAGCCTGAACATCGTCATCTCGATCTTTCTCTTCGCCGGCCTGCTGCTGCACGGCACGCCGGAGCGCTACATGCGCGCCATCGAGGAGAGCATTCGTGGCATCGCCGGGATCGTCGTGCAGTTCCCCTTCTACGCCGGGATCATGGGCATGATGGTCGGCGCCAATGCCGCCGGGCTGTCGCTCGGTCGCCTGGTCACCGACCGCTTCGTCGCCTGGTCGACGGCCGACACCTTTCCGGTGCTGGCCTTTCTCAGCGCCGGGCTGGTCAACGTCTTCGTGCCCTCCGGCGGCGGCCAGTGGGCGGTGCAGGGGCCGATCATGCTGCCGGCCGGCGCGGCGCTGGGCGTGCCGCCGCAGGTCACCGCCATGGCGATTGCCTGGGGCGATGCCTGGACCAACATGATCCAGCCGTTCTGGGCGCTGCCGCTGCTGGGTATTGCCGGGCTCGGCGCGCGTGACATCATGGGCTACTGCCTGCTGACGCTGGTCTTCTCCGGCCTGGTGATCGCCGGCGGGCTCTATTTCCTCACCTGA
- a CDS encoding sigma-54 interaction domain-containing protein, with amino-acid sequence MNHNLKDYPHVRQLAIRSLFEIFEHSSEGTIIVDRDANIVWINERYARRFGLDSPEQAIGKPCETVIPGSLLREVVSTGKPMLLDMLDTPDSPVVVMRLPVHDDDGQIIGAIGFALFDELRALSPLLTRYQRMQEELASTRSLLRARQAKYSFAHFIGTSAQSLEVKRHARRSATVESPVLLLGETGTGKELLAHAIHAASPRANKPFVSINAAAIPESLLEAEFFGTAPGAFTGATRKGRPGKLQIAQGGTLFLDEIGDMPLALQSKLLRVLQEKEFEPVGSDEMLQSDVRLIAATSIDLEQAVARGSFRADLYYRINVLPIRVPPLRERLADLPALCEAILDELPGDHELHPDGLALLARHAWPGNIRELRNVLERAALHADSAELGEADIRRALGRLQPLETTAGAPHAAPVGDFQQARAAFERELIAAALAQHQGNVVEAARALGLGRSTLYRKMAELGLGS; translated from the coding sequence ATGAATCACAACCTCAAGGACTACCCGCACGTCCGCCAGCTGGCGATCCGCTCGCTGTTCGAGATCTTCGAGCACTCCAGCGAAGGCACCATCATCGTCGACCGCGACGCCAACATCGTCTGGATCAACGAACGCTACGCGCGCCGTTTCGGCCTCGACAGCCCCGAGCAGGCGATCGGCAAGCCCTGCGAGACGGTGATTCCCGGCAGCCTGCTGCGCGAGGTGGTCAGCACCGGCAAGCCCATGCTGCTGGACATGCTCGACACGCCGGACAGCCCGGTGGTGGTCATGCGCCTGCCGGTGCACGACGACGACGGGCAGATCATCGGCGCCATCGGCTTCGCCCTGTTCGACGAGTTGCGCGCGCTGTCGCCGCTGCTGACCCGCTATCAACGCATGCAGGAAGAACTGGCCTCGACCCGCTCGCTGCTGCGCGCGCGCCAGGCCAAGTACAGCTTCGCCCATTTCATCGGCACCAGCGCCCAGAGCCTGGAGGTCAAACGGCACGCCCGGCGCAGCGCCACGGTGGAATCGCCGGTGCTGCTGCTCGGCGAGACCGGCACCGGCAAGGAACTGCTCGCGCATGCCATCCATGCCGCCTCGCCGCGGGCCAACAAGCCGTTCGTCAGCATCAACGCGGCGGCGATTCCCGAAAGCCTGCTGGAGGCCGAGTTCTTCGGCACCGCGCCGGGCGCCTTCACCGGCGCCACGCGCAAGGGCCGGCCGGGCAAGCTGCAGATCGCCCAGGGCGGCACGCTGTTTCTCGACGAGATCGGCGACATGCCGCTGGCCCTGCAAAGCAAGCTGCTGCGCGTGCTGCAGGAGAAGGAGTTCGAGCCGGTCGGCTCCGACGAGATGCTGCAGAGCGATGTACGCCTGATCGCCGCGACCTCCATCGACCTGGAACAGGCGGTCGCCCGCGGCAGCTTTCGCGCCGACCTCTACTACCGCATCAATGTGCTGCCGATCCGCGTGCCGCCCCTGCGCGAACGCCTGGCCGATCTGCCGGCGCTGTGCGAGGCGATCCTCGACGAGCTGCCCGGCGACCACGAACTGCACCCCGATGGCCTCGCCCTGCTCGCCCGCCACGCCTGGCCGGGCAACATCCGCGAACTGCGCAACGTGCTCGAACGCGCCGCCCTGCATGCCGACAGCGCCGAACTCGGCGAGGCCGACATCCGTCGCGCACTTGGCAGGCTGCAGCCGCTGGAAACCACCGCGGGCGCGCCGCATGCAGCGCCGGTCGGTGACTTCCAGCAGGCCCGCGCGGCATTCGAACGCGAGCTGATTGCCGCGGCCCTGGCGCAGCATCAGGGCAACGTGGTCGAGGCGGCCCGCGCGCTCGGCCTCGGGCGCTCGACGCTGTACCGCAAGATGGCCGAGCTGGGA